From Macaca mulatta isolate MMU2019108-1 chromosome 1, T2T-MMU8v2.0, whole genome shotgun sequence, the proteins below share one genomic window:
- the LOC144337517 gene encoding uncharacterized protein LOC144337517: protein MRDYSALRPGDAGQGRVRVEHRVGRVHFKGLRGLADGDHCGHWRPAGPGDLQAPTHLPLRFVATAPFRAAAPGPLPSQPLTATEKTRRPRSSARPPATCTRTRMLPALPRVLAPSQLPPTQSRAPGGCAASLEAGAGWKTSCRRMLRRGARRPPQSTRARIPQKFGSGSVGSEMQPKPHFSEPRANKHAQARTQTSPRLALAASGPGWPPAGPGREGRTQAREGSPPTSRSPRGGSSASAAHRRDVSARLHRPCLTVQRPAWACNSGVPVGLKRPPERPGRRGAWGRKGAGEGKARL from the exons ATGAG AGACTATTCCGCACTGAGGCCTGGCGATGCTGGGCAGGGGCGGGTACGGGTGGAGCACAGAGTGGGCCGCG TCCATTTCAAAGGACTTCGGGGTCTTGCGGATGGGGATCACTGCGGGCACTGGAGACCTGCAGGCCCTGGAGACCTGCAGGCCCCCACCCATCTGCCTCTCAGATTCGTGGCAACCGCACCCTTCCGGGCAGCGGCGCCAGGCCCTCTGCCGTCCCAGCCGCTAACAGCCACCGAGAAAACCCGGCGGCCGCGCTCGAGCGCGCGCCCTCCGGCCACATGCACCCGCACACGCATGCTCCCAGCGCTCCCACGCGTGCTGGCACCCTCCCAGCTTCCGCCCACGCAGTCGCGGGCTCCGGGCGGCTGCGCGGCGTCCTTGGAGGCAGGTGCTGGCTGGAAGACGAGCTGTCGGAGGATGCTGCGGCGCGGGGCGCGTCGCCCCCCTCAGTCCACCAGAGCCCGGATACCTCAGAAATTCGGCTCTGGGTCTGTGGGGAGCGAAATGCAACCCAAACCCCATTTTTCCGAACCCCGCGCAAATAAACATGCACAAGCACGCACACAGACGTCGCCGCGGCTGGCGCTCGCCGCCTCAGGTCCAGGCTGGCCGCCGGCCGGCCCGGGCCGCGAGGGAAGAACCCAGGCCCGAGAGGGGTCGCCGCCTACGTCTCGCAGCCCGAGGGGCGGCAGCTCGGCCTCGGCCGCTCACAGGCGCGACGTAAGTGCCCGGCTTCACCGGCCCTGCTTAACGGTGCAACGGCCGGCCTGGGCCTGCAACTCTGGGGTCCCGGTCGGGCTGAAGCGGCCGCCGGAGAGACCTGGTAGGCGGGGCGCTTGGGGCAGGAAGGGAGCCGGGGAGGGAAAAGCGCGACTGTGA